The Actinoplanes sp. N902-109 genomic interval GGTGACCGCGTCCGGGGCGTCGGGGCTGGTCGGGATGACCGGAAGAATCGTCATGGCCTGTCAAGTCTCCCACGTCGGGTACACATGCCTACCCCGGCGGCGCGATGATCGAGAGCAGCACGTATGCCGCGGGGACGGCGAACAGGATCGAATCGAGCCGGTCCATCAGGCCGCCGTGCCCGGGCAGCAGGTTGCTCATGTCCTTGATCTTGATGTCGCGCTTGAGCATGGACTCGGCCAGGTCGCCGATGACGGCGACCACGGAGATCACCGCGCCGAAGACAGCACCCCAGTACAGCGGTATGTCGATCATGAAATAGAGCAGCAACGCGCTGCCGGCCGAGGCCGCGACGACCGAGCCGGCGAAGCCCTCCCAGGACTTCTTCGGGCTGATCGCCGGTGCCATCGGGTGCTTGCCGAAGAACACTCCGGCGGCGTAACCGCCAGTGTCGGAAAGCACAACCGCGAGCAGTGTGCACAGGACCCGGGAAGCACCGTCATCCGGCTGCACGAGCAGCACGCCGAAGCCGAGAAGGAACGGTACGTACACCGCGATGAGCGCGGACACGGTCATGTCGTGCCAGAACCCGGCCTTGTGCTCGCTGAACCGCCACACGAGCGTGGCCACCAGCGTGGCGGCGAGGCCCAGCTGCAGCGCATCCGGTCCCTCGAACCAGGCGAGAGCGGTCATCAGCAGGCCACCGGCGAGCAGCGGGACCAGCGGCGGGTTGGCCCGGGCGGCCTTGAGCGCCCGCACCATCTCCCAGATGCCGACGCCCGCCGCCAGCGCGATCACGCCGAGGAACGCCGGTTTCCAGATGAACAGCGACGCCAGCACCACCAGGACCAGGCCGACGCCGACACCGATCGCGGCCGGCAGGTTGCGACCCGCCCGGCCCTTCGCCTTCGCCGGTTTACCGTCGCGCCCGGCCCGGCGCTTGCCGGGGCCACGCCGCTCGGTCTCGGCTGCGGTCAACTCCCACTCCGCCTGTGACGTCGAGGTGGCGGCGGTGGGAGCGGCCCACGCCGGTTCGGTGGGCGCCTGGAGGTGCCAGGCGGGGCCGGTGCCGTCGTGCTCCCCGAGCCGGCCGGTCGGCGGGTG includes:
- a CDS encoding phosphatidate cytidylyltransferase, which translates into the protein MSYLEPHGGQPSTGGGASGVPDAPAPYAGYHPPTGRLGEHDGTGPAWHLQAPTEPAWAAPTAATSTSQAEWELTAAETERRGPGKRRAGRDGKPAKAKGRAGRNLPAAIGVGVGLVLVVLASLFIWKPAFLGVIALAAGVGIWEMVRALKAARANPPLVPLLAGGLLMTALAWFEGPDALQLGLAATLVATLVWRFSEHKAGFWHDMTVSALIAVYVPFLLGFGVLLVQPDDGASRVLCTLLAVVLSDTGGYAAGVFFGKHPMAPAISPKKSWEGFAGSVVAASAGSALLLYFMIDIPLYWGAVFGAVISVVAVIGDLAESMLKRDIKIKDMSNLLPGHGGLMDRLDSILFAVPAAYVLLSIIAPPG